One region of Lebetimonas natsushimae genomic DNA includes:
- the rpmE gene encoding 50S ribosomal protein L31, whose translation MKKGIHPEYMTCTVTCTCGHTFEILSNKPTLRIEVCDKCHPFYTGQERNLDTGGKVDKFKKKYGLK comes from the coding sequence ATGAAAAAAGGTATCCATCCAGAATATATGACTTGTACGGTTACATGCACATGCGGACATACATTTGAAATTCTTTCAAACAAACCTACTTTAAGAATCGAAGTATGCGATAAATGCCATCCATTCTATACTGGTCAGGAAAGAAACTTAGATACAGGCGGTAAAGTAGATAAATTTAAGAAAAAATACGGTTTAAAATAA
- the rsmI gene encoding 16S rRNA (cytidine(1402)-2'-O)-methyltransferase: MVYFIPTPIGNLDDITKRAFLALENVEIIFCEDTRVTKKLLNLLNIPLNKHFISMHSHNELKILSNLDINMLKTKECAYVSDAGMPGISDPGSKLIQFCQENEIPYTVLPGPSAFVTAYVASGFEGEFCFYMFLPHKGKERTDKLKEIMKSGKIAVLYESPHRIAKLIKEIQDIDSEREIFLAKEISKIHETYIKAKAKDIKLDNTKGEWVVIIDKTDKTKTLNLTYDEIIKLNLPLKEKSKLLAKISDKSQKEIYNSLLNNG; this comes from the coding sequence TTGGTCTACTTTATTCCAACTCCAATTGGAAATTTAGATGACATTACAAAAAGGGCTTTTTTAGCCCTTGAAAATGTTGAAATTATTTTCTGTGAAGACACAAGAGTCACCAAAAAACTTTTAAATTTATTAAATATTCCCTTAAATAAACATTTTATTTCAATGCATTCTCACAACGAATTAAAAATCCTTTCAAACTTAGATATTAATATGCTTAAAACAAAAGAATGCGCTTATGTTTCAGACGCCGGAATGCCCGGAATCAGCGACCCTGGAAGCAAACTGATACAGTTTTGCCAGGAAAATGAAATCCCTTACACTGTACTGCCGGGACCAAGTGCTTTTGTAACGGCATATGTAGCAAGCGGATTTGAGGGAGAATTTTGTTTTTATATGTTTTTACCGCACAAAGGAAAAGAAAGAACTGATAAATTAAAAGAAATTATGAAGTCAGGTAAAATTGCCGTGCTTTATGAATCTCCTCACAGAATTGCAAAACTGATTAAAGAAATACAAGATATAGATAGTGAAAGAGAAATATTTTTAGCAAAAGAAATTTCCAAAATACATGAAACATATATAAAAGCAAAAGCAAAAGATATTAAATTAGACAATACCAAAGGTGAATGGGTAGTAATAATAGATAAAACAGATAAAACAAAAACTTTGAATTTAACTTATGATGAAATAATAAAACTCAATTTACCACTAAAAGAAAAATCAAAACTTCTTGCAAAAATTTCCGACAAATCTCAAAAAGAGATATATAATTCACTTTTGAATAATGGATAA